In one window of Ruminococcus albus AD2013 DNA:
- a CDS encoding VWA domain-containing protein, whose amino-acid sequence MTEEERKELSVNRWRLVLGSQSDRDLEFSGSASELHALADMEDLLDYLYSRSSGDDVRDEGGRSGGRGDSNLSAAKWITKVRELFPNKTADVLEKHALDEFQLTELLTDKEVLEKMTPNMDLLKTIMQLRHLMKGEVLETAKRIAAKVAEELREKLENSVRQSILGRIDRNSSSPVHTARNLDIKKTIRRNLKNYDSESGQLMLKEIYFSNRVKRYNNKTVIIAVDESGSMVGSVIYSAVMAQIISKLPFAEVKLVIFDTNIVDLTGQAEDPAEVLMSVQLGGGTDIGKAMCYCEQLISSPSQTVVICVTDLYEGGPVNRLMNVSRNIITSGAKLSYLTALDEDAKAAFDRNLGQQLADMGAFVGALTPDQLGDYIGRIFSGG is encoded by the coding sequence GCCTCCGAACTTCATGCACTTGCCGATATGGAAGACCTCCTTGACTACCTCTACAGCCGTTCTTCGGGTGATGATGTACGCGACGAGGGCGGAAGATCCGGGGGCAGGGGAGATTCTAATCTCAGCGCCGCAAAGTGGATAACCAAAGTCCGTGAACTTTTCCCGAACAAGACAGCAGACGTACTTGAAAAGCACGCCCTTGATGAATTCCAACTTACCGAACTTCTCACCGATAAAGAAGTGCTTGAAAAGATGACCCCGAATATGGATCTTCTGAAGACCATAATGCAGCTGCGCCACCTGATGAAAGGTGAGGTGCTGGAGACCGCAAAGCGCATAGCCGCCAAGGTGGCAGAAGAACTCCGCGAAAAGCTGGAAAACAGCGTCAGACAGTCTATACTCGGCAGGATAGACCGCAACAGTTCCAGCCCTGTGCATACGGCGAGAAATCTCGATATCAAAAAGACCATACGCCGCAACCTTAAAAACTACGACAGCGAAAGCGGACAGCTGATGCTGAAAGAGATATATTTCTCCAACCGCGTAAAGCGTTACAATAATAAGACCGTCATAATCGCCGTTGATGAAAGCGGTTCGATGGTGGGATCGGTGATATACAGCGCTGTAATGGCGCAGATAATCTCAAAACTGCCCTTTGCCGAAGTCAAGCTTGTGATATTCGATACCAATATAGTCGATCTCACAGGGCAGGCAGAAGACCCTGCCGAAGTCCTCATGAGCGTACAGCTCGGGGGCGGTACTGATATAGGCAAGGCGATGTGCTACTGCGAACAGCTTATATCCTCACCCTCACAGACAGTTGTGATATGCGTCACAGACCTCTACGAGGGAGGACCTGTCAACAGGCTGATGAACGTCAGCAGGAATATCATCACAAGCGGTGCAAAGCTAAGCTATCTCACCGCACTTGATGAAGATGCCAAAGCAGCATTTGACAGGAATCTCGGTCAGCAGCTGGCAGATATGGGCGCATTCGTGGGCGCACTTACCCCCGACCAACTTGGGGATTACATAGGCAGGATATTCAGCGGGGGGTGA